The following proteins are co-located in the Salvelinus namaycush isolate Seneca chromosome 33, SaNama_1.0, whole genome shotgun sequence genome:
- the LOC120028110 gene encoding transcription factor AP-2-alpha-like isoform X4 yields MKMLWKLTDNIKYEDYEDRHDGTSNGTARLPQLGGVGQSPYSAPPLSHTPNSDFQPPYFPPPYQPIYSQSQDPYSHVNDPYSLNSLHAQPQPQHPGWPGQRQSQESSLLHQHRGLQHQLCREYRREVLLPSGHGLDTGLSDSIPIHGIHHSLEDVQHIEDQGIHIPDQTVIKKGPVSLSKNNNVSTIGINKDGLFGGVVNPNEVFCSVPGRLSLLSSTSKYKVTVAEVQRRLSPPECLNASLLGGVLRRAKSKNGGRSLREKLDKIGLNLPAGRRKAANVTLLTSLVEGEAVHLARDFGYVCETEFPAKAVAEYTNRQHSDPNEHVQRKNMLLATKQICKEFTDLLSQDRTPLGNSRPQPILEPGIQSCLTHFSLISHGFGTPAMCAALTALQNYLTEAIKAMDKMYLNNNSHSDSGTKGGDKDEKHRK; encoded by the exons ATGAAAATGCTTTGGAAATTAACTGACAATATAAAATATGAAGATTACGAG GATCGTCACGACGGTACCAGCAATGGGACAGCCAGACTACCTCAGCTGGGAGGCGTGGGCCAGTCTCCGTATAGTGCTCCTCCGCTCTCCCATACCCCAAACTCCGACTTCCAGCCACCGTACTTTCCCCCACCCTACCAGCCCATCTACTCACAGTCTCAGGACCCCTACTCGCACGTCAACGACCCCTACTCCCTCAACTCCCTGCACGCTCAGCCGCAGCCACAGCACCCTGGCTGGCCTGGCCAGAGGCAGAGTCAGGAGAGCAGTTTGCTGCACCAGCACCGCGGCCTGCAACATCAGCTCTGTAGAGAGTACCGGAGAGAAGTGCTCCTGCCGTCGGGCCACGGACTCGATACGGGACTCTCAGATTCTATCCCAATCCATGGAATACATCACTCTTTAGAAGATGTTCAG CATATTGAGGATCAAGGAATTCACATCCCAGACCAGACTGTAATTAAAAAAG GTCCAGTTTCTTTATCCAAGAACAATAATGTCTCCACCATTGGGATAAATAAGGACGGTCTTTTTGGCGGTGTGGTAAACCCCAACGAAGTGTTCTGCTCTGTTCCGGGTCGATTGTCTCTGCTTAGCTCCACATCAAAGTACAAGGTCACGGTGGCGGAAGTGCAGAGACGACTTTCGCCGCCTGAGTGCCTCAACGCGTCACTGCTGGGCGGGGTGCTGAGAAG AGCCAAGTCTAAGAATGGCGGAAGGTCCCTCAGAGAGAAATTGGATAAAATTGGATTAAATCTACCTGCAGGTAGACGCAAGGCTGCAAACGTTACCCTGCTGACGTCACTAGTTGAAG GCGAAGCAGTGCATCTTGCCAGAGATTTTGGTTATGTATGCGAGACTGAGTTTCCAGCCAAGGCAGTAGCGGAATATACAAACCGCCAGCATTCCGACCCAAACGAACACGTCCAAAGAAAAAACATGTTATTGGCAACGAA GCAAATATGCAAAGAGTTCACAGACCTGCTTTCCCAGGACCGTACTCCCTTGGGGAATTCTCGACCACAACCTATTCTTGAGCCAGGGATTCAGAGTTGCTTGACCCATTTCAGTCTCATTTCTCACGGATTCGGGACCCCGGCCATGTGCGCGGCCCTCACCGCCCTCCAGAACTATCTGACCGAGGCGATTAAAGCCATGGACAAAATGTACCTGAACAACAACAGTCACTCAGACAGCGGCACTAAAGGCGGAGACAAAGATGAAAAGCACAGAAAGTGA
- the LOC120028110 gene encoding transcription factor AP-2-alpha-like isoform X1: MLVHSFSAMDRHDGTSNGTARLPQLGGVGQSPYSAPPLSHTPNSDFQPPYFPPPYQPIYSQSQDPYSHVNDPYSLNSLHAQPQPQHPGWPGQRQSQESSLLHQHRGLQHQLCREYRREVLLPSGHGLDTGLSDSIPIHGIHHSLEDVQVIQHYLHIEDQGIHIPDQTVIKKGPVSLSKNNNVSTIGINKDGLFGGVVNPNEVFCSVPGRLSLLSSTSKYKVTVAEVQRRLSPPECLNASLLGGVLRRAKSKNGGRSLREKLDKIGLNLPAGRRKAANVTLLTSLVEGEAVHLARDFGYVCETEFPAKAVAEYTNRQHSDPNEHVQRKNMLLATKQICKEFTDLLSQDRTPLGNSRPQPILEPGIQSCLTHFSLISHGFGTPAMCAALTALQNYLTEAIKAMDKMYLNNNSHSDSGTKGGDKDEKHRK; encoded by the exons ATGTTAGTGCACAGTTTTTCCGCGATG GATCGTCACGACGGTACCAGCAATGGGACAGCCAGACTACCTCAGCTGGGAGGCGTGGGCCAGTCTCCGTATAGTGCTCCTCCGCTCTCCCATACCCCAAACTCCGACTTCCAGCCACCGTACTTTCCCCCACCCTACCAGCCCATCTACTCACAGTCTCAGGACCCCTACTCGCACGTCAACGACCCCTACTCCCTCAACTCCCTGCACGCTCAGCCGCAGCCACAGCACCCTGGCTGGCCTGGCCAGAGGCAGAGTCAGGAGAGCAGTTTGCTGCACCAGCACCGCGGCCTGCAACATCAGCTCTGTAGAGAGTACCGGAGAGAAGTGCTCCTGCCGTCGGGCCACGGACTCGATACGGGACTCTCAGATTCTATCCCAATCCATGGAATACATCACTCTTTAGAAGATGTTCAGGTAATTCAGCATTATTTg CATATTGAGGATCAAGGAATTCACATCCCAGACCAGACTGTAATTAAAAAAG GTCCAGTTTCTTTATCCAAGAACAATAATGTCTCCACCATTGGGATAAATAAGGACGGTCTTTTTGGCGGTGTGGTAAACCCCAACGAAGTGTTCTGCTCTGTTCCGGGTCGATTGTCTCTGCTTAGCTCCACATCAAAGTACAAGGTCACGGTGGCGGAAGTGCAGAGACGACTTTCGCCGCCTGAGTGCCTCAACGCGTCACTGCTGGGCGGGGTGCTGAGAAG AGCCAAGTCTAAGAATGGCGGAAGGTCCCTCAGAGAGAAATTGGATAAAATTGGATTAAATCTACCTGCAGGTAGACGCAAGGCTGCAAACGTTACCCTGCTGACGTCACTAGTTGAAG GCGAAGCAGTGCATCTTGCCAGAGATTTTGGTTATGTATGCGAGACTGAGTTTCCAGCCAAGGCAGTAGCGGAATATACAAACCGCCAGCATTCCGACCCAAACGAACACGTCCAAAGAAAAAACATGTTATTGGCAACGAA GCAAATATGCAAAGAGTTCACAGACCTGCTTTCCCAGGACCGTACTCCCTTGGGGAATTCTCGACCACAACCTATTCTTGAGCCAGGGATTCAGAGTTGCTTGACCCATTTCAGTCTCATTTCTCACGGATTCGGGACCCCGGCCATGTGCGCGGCCCTCACCGCCCTCCAGAACTATCTGACCGAGGCGATTAAAGCCATGGACAAAATGTACCTGAACAACAACAGTCACTCAGACAGCGGCACTAAAGGCGGAGACAAAGATGAAAAGCACAGAAAGTGA
- the LOC120028110 gene encoding transcription factor AP-2-alpha-like isoform X3, with protein sequence MLVHSFSAMDRHDGTSNGTARLPQLGGVGQSPYSAPPLSHTPNSDFQPPYFPPPYQPIYSQSQDPYSHVNDPYSLNSLHAQPQPQHPGWPGQRQSQESSLLHQHRGLQHQLCREYRREVLLPSGHGLDTGLSDSIPIHGIHHSLEDVQHIEDQGIHIPDQTVIKKGPVSLSKNNNVSTIGINKDGLFGGVVNPNEVFCSVPGRLSLLSSTSKYKVTVAEVQRRLSPPECLNASLLGGVLRRAKSKNGGRSLREKLDKIGLNLPAGRRKAANVTLLTSLVEGEAVHLARDFGYVCETEFPAKAVAEYTNRQHSDPNEHVQRKNMLLATKQICKEFTDLLSQDRTPLGNSRPQPILEPGIQSCLTHFSLISHGFGTPAMCAALTALQNYLTEAIKAMDKMYLNNNSHSDSGTKGGDKDEKHRK encoded by the exons ATGTTAGTGCACAGTTTTTCCGCGATG GATCGTCACGACGGTACCAGCAATGGGACAGCCAGACTACCTCAGCTGGGAGGCGTGGGCCAGTCTCCGTATAGTGCTCCTCCGCTCTCCCATACCCCAAACTCCGACTTCCAGCCACCGTACTTTCCCCCACCCTACCAGCCCATCTACTCACAGTCTCAGGACCCCTACTCGCACGTCAACGACCCCTACTCCCTCAACTCCCTGCACGCTCAGCCGCAGCCACAGCACCCTGGCTGGCCTGGCCAGAGGCAGAGTCAGGAGAGCAGTTTGCTGCACCAGCACCGCGGCCTGCAACATCAGCTCTGTAGAGAGTACCGGAGAGAAGTGCTCCTGCCGTCGGGCCACGGACTCGATACGGGACTCTCAGATTCTATCCCAATCCATGGAATACATCACTCTTTAGAAGATGTTCAG CATATTGAGGATCAAGGAATTCACATCCCAGACCAGACTGTAATTAAAAAAG GTCCAGTTTCTTTATCCAAGAACAATAATGTCTCCACCATTGGGATAAATAAGGACGGTCTTTTTGGCGGTGTGGTAAACCCCAACGAAGTGTTCTGCTCTGTTCCGGGTCGATTGTCTCTGCTTAGCTCCACATCAAAGTACAAGGTCACGGTGGCGGAAGTGCAGAGACGACTTTCGCCGCCTGAGTGCCTCAACGCGTCACTGCTGGGCGGGGTGCTGAGAAG AGCCAAGTCTAAGAATGGCGGAAGGTCCCTCAGAGAGAAATTGGATAAAATTGGATTAAATCTACCTGCAGGTAGACGCAAGGCTGCAAACGTTACCCTGCTGACGTCACTAGTTGAAG GCGAAGCAGTGCATCTTGCCAGAGATTTTGGTTATGTATGCGAGACTGAGTTTCCAGCCAAGGCAGTAGCGGAATATACAAACCGCCAGCATTCCGACCCAAACGAACACGTCCAAAGAAAAAACATGTTATTGGCAACGAA GCAAATATGCAAAGAGTTCACAGACCTGCTTTCCCAGGACCGTACTCCCTTGGGGAATTCTCGACCACAACCTATTCTTGAGCCAGGGATTCAGAGTTGCTTGACCCATTTCAGTCTCATTTCTCACGGATTCGGGACCCCGGCCATGTGCGCGGCCCTCACCGCCCTCCAGAACTATCTGACCGAGGCGATTAAAGCCATGGACAAAATGTACCTGAACAACAACAGTCACTCAGACAGCGGCACTAAAGGCGGAGACAAAGATGAAAAGCACAGAAAGTGA
- the LOC120028110 gene encoding transcription factor AP-2-alpha-like isoform X2, translating to MSIIGKMGDWQDRHDGTSNGTARLPQLGGVGQSPYSAPPLSHTPNSDFQPPYFPPPYQPIYSQSQDPYSHVNDPYSLNSLHAQPQPQHPGWPGQRQSQESSLLHQHRGLQHQLCREYRREVLLPSGHGLDTGLSDSIPIHGIHHSLEDVQHIEDQGIHIPDQTVIKKGPVSLSKNNNVSTIGINKDGLFGGVVNPNEVFCSVPGRLSLLSSTSKYKVTVAEVQRRLSPPECLNASLLGGVLRRAKSKNGGRSLREKLDKIGLNLPAGRRKAANVTLLTSLVEGEAVHLARDFGYVCETEFPAKAVAEYTNRQHSDPNEHVQRKNMLLATKQICKEFTDLLSQDRTPLGNSRPQPILEPGIQSCLTHFSLISHGFGTPAMCAALTALQNYLTEAIKAMDKMYLNNNSHSDSGTKGGDKDEKHRK from the exons GATCGTCACGACGGTACCAGCAATGGGACAGCCAGACTACCTCAGCTGGGAGGCGTGGGCCAGTCTCCGTATAGTGCTCCTCCGCTCTCCCATACCCCAAACTCCGACTTCCAGCCACCGTACTTTCCCCCACCCTACCAGCCCATCTACTCACAGTCTCAGGACCCCTACTCGCACGTCAACGACCCCTACTCCCTCAACTCCCTGCACGCTCAGCCGCAGCCACAGCACCCTGGCTGGCCTGGCCAGAGGCAGAGTCAGGAGAGCAGTTTGCTGCACCAGCACCGCGGCCTGCAACATCAGCTCTGTAGAGAGTACCGGAGAGAAGTGCTCCTGCCGTCGGGCCACGGACTCGATACGGGACTCTCAGATTCTATCCCAATCCATGGAATACATCACTCTTTAGAAGATGTTCAG CATATTGAGGATCAAGGAATTCACATCCCAGACCAGACTGTAATTAAAAAAG GTCCAGTTTCTTTATCCAAGAACAATAATGTCTCCACCATTGGGATAAATAAGGACGGTCTTTTTGGCGGTGTGGTAAACCCCAACGAAGTGTTCTGCTCTGTTCCGGGTCGATTGTCTCTGCTTAGCTCCACATCAAAGTACAAGGTCACGGTGGCGGAAGTGCAGAGACGACTTTCGCCGCCTGAGTGCCTCAACGCGTCACTGCTGGGCGGGGTGCTGAGAAG AGCCAAGTCTAAGAATGGCGGAAGGTCCCTCAGAGAGAAATTGGATAAAATTGGATTAAATCTACCTGCAGGTAGACGCAAGGCTGCAAACGTTACCCTGCTGACGTCACTAGTTGAAG GCGAAGCAGTGCATCTTGCCAGAGATTTTGGTTATGTATGCGAGACTGAGTTTCCAGCCAAGGCAGTAGCGGAATATACAAACCGCCAGCATTCCGACCCAAACGAACACGTCCAAAGAAAAAACATGTTATTGGCAACGAA GCAAATATGCAAAGAGTTCACAGACCTGCTTTCCCAGGACCGTACTCCCTTGGGGAATTCTCGACCACAACCTATTCTTGAGCCAGGGATTCAGAGTTGCTTGACCCATTTCAGTCTCATTTCTCACGGATTCGGGACCCCGGCCATGTGCGCGGCCCTCACCGCCCTCCAGAACTATCTGACCGAGGCGATTAAAGCCATGGACAAAATGTACCTGAACAACAACAGTCACTCAGACAGCGGCACTAAAGGCGGAGACAAAGATGAAAAGCACAGAAAGTGA